One region of Chryseobacterium sp. SORGH_AS_0447 genomic DNA includes:
- a CDS encoding DHA2 family efflux MFS transporter permease subunit — translation MQDSLVEYGARRVIITITAILCALLEIVDSTIVNVALNEMKGNLGATLSEVGWVITAYAIGNVIIVPMTSWLSQQFGRRNYFAASIIIFTVFSFLCGNATNIWELVFFRLMQGIGGGALLVTSQTIITESYPVEKRSMAQAIYGLGVIIGPTLGPPLGGYIVDNFSWPYIFYINIPIGIAATLMTLQFVRSPKYAEKRKASDVDWLGIALLAITVGSLQYILERGHEEDWFASGWIVTFTVSAVLGFILFLWRELTFKYPIVELRVLKNSNLRIGTVMSFVLGFGLYGSTFIVPLYTQSILGWTALQSGALMIPAALTTAFMMPIIGRLLSKGAKQQVLVSLGLFIFFIYSFWGYKILTPDTGKDAFFWMLIVRGAGLGLLFIPITSLSLSTLKGQEIGQGAAFTGMMRQLGGSFGIAGITTFIANASQKYRLNLISHLDETDLAVQQRLQALKGSFMAKGMTPDAAMNAAYKILDLSVTKQATVLSYMDVFLYLGVIFLICIPFILFVKERKSKEKIDLSGVH, via the coding sequence ATGCAAGATTCATTAGTAGAATATGGAGCCAGAAGGGTAATCATCACGATTACGGCCATCCTTTGTGCTCTGCTAGAAATTGTGGACTCCACGATTGTAAATGTTGCCCTTAACGAAATGAAGGGGAACCTGGGAGCCACCCTTTCGGAAGTAGGCTGGGTGATTACGGCGTATGCGATCGGTAACGTAATCATCGTACCGATGACAAGCTGGCTTTCCCAGCAGTTCGGAAGAAGGAATTACTTTGCTGCATCCATCATCATATTTACCGTATTCTCCTTTCTTTGCGGAAACGCAACGAATATCTGGGAGCTGGTATTTTTCCGGCTGATGCAGGGGATCGGTGGGGGAGCGCTTCTGGTAACTTCCCAGACGATCATTACCGAATCCTATCCGGTAGAAAAAAGAAGTATGGCACAGGCGATCTATGGTCTTGGGGTGATTATCGGTCCTACATTAGGTCCGCCGCTCGGAGGATACATCGTAGATAACTTCAGCTGGCCGTATATTTTCTATATCAATATTCCGATCGGGATTGCAGCGACTTTAATGACGCTTCAGTTTGTACGGAGCCCGAAATATGCCGAAAAGCGGAAAGCTTCCGATGTCGACTGGCTGGGAATCGCTTTGTTGGCAATAACGGTAGGATCGCTGCAGTATATCCTTGAAAGAGGGCACGAAGAAGACTGGTTTGCCAGCGGATGGATTGTGACTTTCACCGTATCAGCTGTTTTAGGATTTATCTTATTCCTATGGCGGGAGCTTACTTTCAAATATCCGATTGTGGAACTCCGGGTATTAAAAAACAGCAACTTAAGAATCGGTACCGTGATGTCCTTCGTCTTAGGATTCGGACTGTACGGATCGACGTTCATTGTTCCTTTGTATACCCAAAGTATTCTGGGCTGGACGGCCCTTCAGTCGGGGGCATTGATGATCCCGGCGGCACTCACCACCGCTTTCATGATGCCGATTATCGGGCGGTTGCTGTCCAAAGGCGCAAAACAGCAGGTGCTGGTTTCCCTCGGACTGTTCATTTTCTTTATCTACAGTTTCTGGGGCTACAAAATCCTTACGCCGGATACGGGTAAAGATGCTTTCTTCTGGATGCTGATCGTAAGAGGAGCAGGGCTGGGACTTTTGTTTATCCCGATTACTTCCCTGTCTTTGAGTACACTGAAAGGACAGGAGATTGGCCAAGGAGCAGCCTTCACCGGGATGATGAGACAGCTGGGCGGTTCTTTCGGAATTGCTGGAATCACAACATTCATTGCAAATGCCAGTCAGAAATACAGGCTCAACCTGATTTCCCATCTCGATGAAACGGATCTTGCCGTTCAGCAGAGATTGCAGGCTTTAAAAGGAAGCTTCATGGCTAAAGGAATGACTCCCGACGCCGCGATGAATGCTGCCTACAAGATACTCGATCTTTCCGTTACGAAACAGGCTACCGTACTTTCCTACATGGATGTTTTCCTTTACTTGGGAGTCATCTTCCTGATCTGTATTCCGTTTATCCTTTTTGTAAAAGAAAGGAAAAGCAAGGAAAAGATCGATCTGAGTGGCGTACATTAA
- a CDS encoding TetR/AcrR family transcriptional regulator — MISKEENILFAAEKLFAEKGFEGTSTREIAKAANVNISMISYYFGSKEKLYEKLVEFRMNEGQFFSKDILERTDINDWEKINKIVDQFVGRIRHQKCFYRIMQREQLHTENPNIVDMLKQAKLGFLAMYSKILESGLKNGIFTKNPPIYLLHSTVSGTLFYAVNAKEMYKEFLNETEEDTVFDEKYYTELNTHIKYLLKDLLGYEENK, encoded by the coding sequence ATGATTTCAAAAGAAGAAAATATATTGTTTGCCGCCGAAAAGCTTTTTGCTGAAAAAGGTTTTGAAGGAACTTCTACCCGGGAGATTGCCAAAGCAGCCAACGTGAATATTTCCATGATTTCTTATTATTTCGGTTCAAAAGAAAAGCTGTATGAAAAGCTGGTGGAGTTTAGGATGAATGAAGGGCAGTTCTTCTCGAAAGATATTTTGGAACGAACCGATATTAACGATTGGGAAAAAATAAATAAGATCGTAGACCAGTTTGTAGGGAGGATAAGACATCAGAAATGTTTTTACAGGATTATGCAGCGGGAGCAGCTTCATACCGAAAATCCGAATATTGTAGATATGCTGAAGCAGGCTAAGCTCGGATTTCTTGCCATGTATTCCAAAATATTGGAAAGTGGACTGAAGAACGGAATTTTTACTAAGAACCCTCCGATCTATCTGCTCCATTCCACCGTAAGCGGAACCTTGTTTTATGCTGTGAATGCCAAGGAGATGTATAAAGAATTCCTGAATGAGACCGAGGAGGATACCGTTTTCGACGAAAAGTACTACACAGAACTTAACACACATATTAAATACTTACTTAAAGACCTTTTAGGTTATGAAGAAAATAAATAA
- a CDS encoding DNA-3-methyladenine glycosylase I — MSYCTVIETMQPESRRALHQNYHDHHYGFPIHDDNELFGRLIMEINQAGLSWETILKKEEGFRKAYDNFIIEKVAAYTEADRERLLADPGIIRNKLKVNAAIENAKTILGLQQEFGSFEKWLEHHHPKTLPEWMKLFKKTFKFTGGEIVNEFLMSTGYLKGCHSESCPVYRKVLEQNPKWKEAEM; from the coding sequence ATGAGCTATTGCACCGTTATTGAAACCATGCAGCCCGAAAGCAGAAGGGCTCTTCACCAGAATTACCACGACCATCATTACGGTTTTCCGATTCATGACGACAACGAACTGTTCGGAAGATTAATAATGGAGATCAACCAGGCGGGATTGAGCTGGGAAACCATTCTGAAAAAGGAAGAAGGTTTCAGAAAGGCGTACGACAATTTTATAATAGAAAAAGTTGCCGCATATACCGAAGCTGACCGCGAACGGCTGCTTGCTGATCCGGGAATCATCAGAAATAAATTAAAGGTCAATGCCGCCATCGAAAATGCGAAGACGATCTTAGGACTGCAGCAGGAATTCGGTTCATTTGAAAAATGGCTGGAACATCACCATCCGAAAACATTGCCGGAATGGATGAAGCTGTTTAAGAAAACGTTCAAATTCACCGGCGGAGAAATTGTCAACGAATTTCTGATGAGTACGGGCTACCTGAAAGGTTGCCATTCGGAAAGCTGTCCGGTATACCGGAAAGTGCTGGAACAGAATCCGAAGTGGAAAGAAGCGGAAATGTAA
- a CDS encoding HlyD family secretion protein, whose protein sequence is MENNTTPATEPKKKKSLVFPIILAVVLIGGGIYGYRTYTYGQSHEETDDAQIASNLSPVISKISGYVTEVKVKDNQFVKKGDTLIVLDSRDQKLALEQAEAALATAKSNISNAQASTTATSKNIGSSQAAVTTANAQIEAAKVNVWKTSQDLKRYANLVKDHSITEQQYEQALAAKQTADKQLQVLIDQRNQIAQQTNIASSQTAASSQQISVAGSVAKQREVDVENARLNLSYTVILAPEDGYVGKVPIQAGQYLQAGSQLFALVKNDQKWVVANFKETQVDKMVEGQKVKIEIDAFPDQDFEGVVSSFSPATGATFSILPPDNASGNFVKVVQRLPVKIDFVNLDKNIAKKLRTGMNVKAEVSLK, encoded by the coding sequence ATGGAAAATAATACTACCCCAGCTACTGAACCTAAAAAGAAGAAGAGCTTAGTCTTTCCTATTATTTTAGCAGTTGTTTTGATTGGCGGAGGAATCTACGGTTATAGAACCTATACCTACGGACAGTCTCATGAAGAAACCGATGACGCACAGATTGCTTCCAACCTTTCTCCCGTAATCTCAAAGATTTCAGGATATGTAACGGAAGTAAAAGTAAAAGATAACCAGTTTGTAAAAAAAGGAGATACCCTGATTGTCCTGGACAGCAGAGATCAGAAGCTGGCATTGGAACAGGCGGAAGCAGCTTTGGCAACAGCAAAAAGCAATATTTCAAACGCTCAGGCCAGCACAACTGCAACTTCCAAAAATATCGGTTCGTCCCAGGCAGCGGTAACGACGGCAAATGCACAGATCGAAGCAGCGAAGGTAAACGTATGGAAAACCTCACAGGATCTTAAAAGATATGCTAATCTCGTAAAAGACCATTCTATTACGGAACAGCAGTATGAGCAGGCACTGGCCGCAAAACAGACGGCTGACAAACAATTACAGGTTTTGATCGACCAGAGAAACCAGATTGCCCAGCAGACGAATATTGCTTCTTCTCAAACGGCAGCAAGTTCTCAGCAGATCAGCGTAGCAGGATCTGTGGCCAAGCAAAGAGAAGTTGATGTGGAAAATGCCAGACTGAATCTTTCTTACACGGTGATTCTTGCGCCTGAAGACGGATATGTAGGAAAAGTGCCGATCCAGGCCGGACAATATTTACAGGCCGGTTCCCAATTGTTTGCCCTGGTAAAAAATGACCAGAAATGGGTTGTAGCCAACTTTAAGGAAACACAGGTGGACAAAATGGTAGAAGGGCAGAAAGTGAAAATTGAGATCGATGCTTTCCCTGATCAGGACTTTGAAGGAGTAGTAAGTTCATTCTCTCCTGCAACCGGGGCTACCTTCTCAATCCTTCCTCCGGATAACGCCAGCGGTAACTTCGTAAAAGTAGTACAGCGGCTTCCGGTAAAAATCGATTTTGTAAATCTTGATAAAAATATCGCCAAAAAATTAAGAACGGGAATGAATGTGAAAGCAGAAGTTTCCCTAAAATAA
- a CDS encoding patatin-like phospholipase family protein, whose amino-acid sequence MKPEALQKILEDHTLSGESKEKLAALHDLISAKEFSDLLDEEGNQYVEFVQEGGGVWGSALVGYLYALEIFGIRFLKVAGTSAGAINTMLIAACRTKEQMKSEIIRDILFNWNFADFMDGKPYIKTTIHSMLNNKNFVRNNIIIAGIIMLILVIMPFAISSETTLRAKLLFLVPIIPILIAMICLLKLYNDLKKANSGLNPGNTFLNQMKSVLDGFGIKTVAELNEKFVQKGKNLNLNYRYGNETQYYDIALESIEEIYTNNKEHIDEIRYRIFYEGTVNNDYYKKDPFYLLQSEYIVVTTDINAKIKVELPTMANLYWSEEELKHISPAEFVRASMSVPFFFEPFQKQINRNDDSVKYAWRFWMNTKAEDINPVGVFIDGGSISNFPIDLFHSADIFYPRTPLFGVQLTSDSDLLSEKGKTSAEILKSPFSFAGNILSTLKGFNDKTFLTKHTFYHLFSIQTVNCGTSSWLNFFMKKNEKEELFNRGFSAALDFLHQFDWQKYKCERMMLSMKEKKILKEEDTKTVG is encoded by the coding sequence ATGAAACCCGAAGCCCTGCAAAAAATCCTTGAAGACCATACCCTTTCCGGAGAATCCAAAGAAAAACTCGCTGCACTGCACGATCTGATCTCTGCCAAGGAATTTTCCGACCTCCTGGATGAAGAGGGAAACCAATATGTGGAATTCGTACAGGAAGGCGGCGGCGTGTGGGGAAGTGCACTGGTAGGCTATCTCTACGCCCTGGAAATTTTCGGGATCCGATTTCTGAAAGTAGCCGGAACCAGCGCGGGAGCCATTAATACGATGCTGATTGCTGCCTGCAGGACAAAAGAGCAAATGAAGAGCGAAATCATCCGGGATATTTTATTCAACTGGAATTTTGCCGATTTTATGGATGGAAAGCCCTATATCAAGACGACCATTCATTCAATGCTGAACAATAAAAATTTTGTCCGGAACAACATCATTATTGCCGGAATCATTATGCTGATCCTAGTGATTATGCCGTTTGCCATTTCTTCGGAAACCACTCTGCGCGCGAAACTGCTTTTCCTGGTTCCGATCATCCCGATTCTCATTGCGATGATCTGTCTGTTGAAGCTTTATAATGATCTTAAAAAAGCCAATTCCGGACTTAACCCGGGAAATACTTTCCTCAATCAGATGAAATCGGTGCTGGACGGTTTCGGTATAAAAACCGTTGCCGAACTGAATGAAAAGTTTGTACAGAAAGGCAAAAACCTCAACCTGAACTATCGCTACGGAAATGAGACGCAGTATTACGATATTGCACTGGAAAGCATCGAGGAAATTTATACCAACAACAAAGAACATATCGACGAGATCCGGTACCGTATTTTTTACGAAGGTACGGTCAACAACGATTATTACAAGAAAGATCCTTTTTACCTGTTGCAGTCGGAATATATTGTGGTGACTACGGATATCAATGCCAAAATTAAGGTGGAACTACCGACCATGGCCAATTTGTACTGGTCTGAAGAAGAACTCAAGCACATCAGCCCGGCTGAATTCGTGCGGGCTTCGATGTCAGTTCCTTTCTTTTTTGAGCCATTTCAGAAGCAGATCAACCGGAATGACGACTCGGTAAAATATGCCTGGAGATTCTGGATGAATACGAAGGCGGAAGACATTAATCCGGTCGGGGTGTTTATTGACGGGGGAAGCATTTCCAATTTTCCGATCGATCTCTTCCACTCCGCCGATATTTTTTACCCGAGAACGCCGCTTTTCGGAGTACAGCTGACCAGCGATTCCGACCTTCTTTCGGAAAAAGGAAAAACCAGTGCCGAGATTTTAAAGTCGCCCTTTTCTTTTGCCGGCAACATTCTCAGCACCCTGAAAGGCTTTAATGATAAAACCTTTCTCACCAAGCATACGTTTTACCATCTTTTCAGTATTCAGACCGTAAACTGCGGAACCAGCAGCTGGCTGAATTTCTTTATGAAAAAAAACGAAAAAGAAGAACTCTTCAACCGCGGTTTCTCTGCCGCCCTCGATTTCCTCCACCAATTCGACTGGCAGAAATACAAATGTGAACGAATGATGCTTTCTATGAAGGAGAAAAAAATTCTGAAGGAGGAGGATACGAAGACGGTGGGGTAA
- a CDS encoding glyoxalase: protein MISKADLREKLDLPIFETTSKTESFQNETLRPVLKLQNEIYLMLFKDYALGKISDFDTLKKEKKILFIDQSLQKDHALRNIFIGMTIGMLIKEEVAIYLSDSKSFNKRLIAMLTERIKSQLDTL from the coding sequence ATGATCAGTAAAGCAGACCTACGAGAAAAACTTGATCTCCCCATATTTGAAACCACCAGCAAAACCGAATCATTTCAAAATGAGACGCTCCGCCCTGTCTTAAAGTTACAGAATGAGATATACCTGATGTTGTTTAAAGATTATGCTTTGGGTAAAATTTCAGATTTTGATACGCTGAAAAAAGAAAAGAAAATACTTTTTATCGATCAGAGCCTGCAAAAGGATCATGCTTTAAGGAACATCTTTATCGGAATGACCATCGGTATGCTGATCAAGGAAGAAGTGGCGATATACCTTTCCGACAGCAAATCGTTTAATAAAAGGCTTATTGCAATGCTTACGGAAAGGATTAAAAGCCAGCTTGATACTTTATAG
- a CDS encoding TolC family protein: protein MKKINNSVLALALFVGIANANAQEKKTLTLDEAVQLGIQNSKNLKIDAAKIEEATADLLEAKNRQLPELKVSGSYMYLPLKPTVNIKLPGVAGGGPEIHQVAYGSANLSVPIYSGGRIKYGIESAKYLVEASKLNTENDKVAIAYNVAQAYNNLFKANQSIKVLEENLSASQKRDETFLKLENNGVIARNDRLKANLQTSNIELQLLEAKNNYNIANINMDLLLGLPETTEIEVDQDYIEEGTEVKPVDFYINEARENRKDLQALDKQRQAAALGTKSAKAENLPSIAFTGGYVAADIPKFLTIYNAVNVGVGISYNLSNLWKENSSLKQSQAREMQLAANNELLNDNIKLDVNREYQNTDYSKKRIAVFEKSAEQANENYRITKNKYDNGLATMTELLDADAAQIAANVGVINAKADAALAYRKLLQTTGTLTIK from the coding sequence ATGAAGAAAATAAATAACTCAGTCCTTGCGCTGGCTCTGTTTGTTGGAATAGCAAACGCAAATGCCCAGGAGAAAAAAACACTCACCCTGGATGAAGCCGTGCAGCTCGGTATCCAAAACAGCAAGAATCTGAAGATTGATGCCGCCAAGATCGAAGAAGCTACAGCAGATCTCCTGGAAGCAAAGAACAGACAGCTGCCTGAACTTAAAGTTTCCGGAAGCTATATGTATCTTCCCCTGAAACCTACTGTGAACATTAAACTTCCCGGCGTTGCAGGTGGCGGTCCCGAAATCCATCAGGTAGCTTACGGATCAGCCAACCTCAGCGTTCCGATTTACAGCGGTGGCAGAATAAAGTATGGGATTGAGTCGGCAAAGTACCTCGTGGAAGCATCAAAATTAAATACGGAAAACGATAAGGTTGCTATTGCTTACAATGTGGCACAGGCTTATAACAATTTGTTCAAAGCCAACCAGTCGATTAAAGTATTGGAAGAAAACCTTTCGGCCTCCCAGAAAAGAGATGAAACGTTTCTGAAACTTGAAAATAACGGAGTAATTGCCAGAAACGACCGTCTGAAAGCTAATCTTCAGACTTCAAACATTGAGCTGCAATTGCTGGAAGCGAAAAACAACTATAACATCGCCAACATCAATATGGATCTTCTGTTAGGGCTTCCGGAAACTACCGAAATTGAAGTAGACCAGGACTATATTGAAGAAGGCACTGAAGTAAAACCAGTTGATTTCTACATCAACGAAGCCCGGGAAAACCGTAAGGATCTTCAGGCTTTGGATAAACAGAGACAGGCTGCAGCATTGGGAACCAAATCTGCAAAAGCGGAAAACCTTCCGTCTATTGCCTTTACCGGAGGTTATGTGGCCGCGGATATTCCTAAATTTTTAACCATTTACAATGCCGTGAATGTCGGAGTGGGGATTTCTTATAACTTATCCAACCTATGGAAAGAGAACTCTTCACTGAAGCAGTCTCAGGCACGAGAAATGCAGCTGGCCGCCAATAATGAGTTGTTAAATGACAACATTAAGCTTGATGTAAACAGGGAATACCAGAATACCGATTATTCTAAAAAGAGAATCGCCGTTTTCGAAAAATCTGCTGAACAGGCGAATGAAAATTACCGAATTACAAAAAATAAATACGATAACGGTCTGGCAACCATGACGGAACTCCTGGATGCCGATGCAGCGCAGATTGCCGCCAATGTGGGTGTGATCAACGCAAAAGCCGACGCAGCACTCGCATACCGAAAATTATTACAGACTACAGGAACCTTAACAATTAAATAA
- a CDS encoding CorA family divalent cation transporter, with translation MKTKSLTETKKQLSGLKTETTAKNIALRIALLIMKSFDDESVSLLETMDNIENEIFLKNTNHTNQIKRLYKLKRKSGLNSRVLTVSTDAIDKFKLLGLQDSEVSDLKDKHKDVVADFDHLNIQVTNLIGMFLALSDQKANQVMKVLAVYSVYFLPITFIAGVYGMNFDNMPELHHRNGYFFTLGLMALVVICTFIYARRKQW, from the coding sequence ATGAAGACCAAAAGCCTCACCGAAACCAAAAAGCAGCTTTCGGGACTGAAAACCGAAACCACCGCCAAAAATATTGCCTTACGGATCGCCCTGCTGATCATGAAAAGCTTCGACGACGAGTCGGTCAGCCTGCTGGAAACCATGGACAATATCGAAAATGAGATTTTCCTTAAAAATACCAACCATACCAATCAGATCAAACGGCTCTACAAGCTGAAAAGAAAGTCGGGGCTCAACTCCAGGGTACTGACGGTTTCTACCGATGCCATCGATAAGTTTAAACTGCTGGGGCTTCAGGATTCCGAAGTATCCGATTTAAAGGATAAGCATAAGGACGTAGTTGCAGATTTTGACCACCTGAACATCCAGGTGACCAACCTCATCGGAATGTTCCTGGCCCTTTCGGATCAGAAAGCCAACCAGGTGATGAAAGTTTTGGCCGTTTACTCTGTGTATTTTTTGCCGATTACCTTTATTGCAGGAGTGTACGGGATGAATTTCGACAATATGCCGGAGCTGCACCACAGGAACGGGTATTTTTTTACCCTAGGATTAATGGCATTGGTCGTAATCTGTACATTTATTTATGCGAGAAGGAAGCAGTGGTAA
- a CDS encoding DUF2199 domain-containing protein, protein MIKYICPCCGEEKEDWPAIAYSAPYPYLGLSEEEIKNSELTSDLCIIRYSDETCYFIRAVLVQEVHNDCQNLEYGVWVSLSEKSFENYVENYEDKEFEGGCFGWLANYLPDYEFSNTIPTDVFIDNRIGRPFIYPHESHEHPFVKDFYEGISKEEAERRINFVLNK, encoded by the coding sequence ATGATTAAATACATTTGCCCATGCTGTGGCGAAGAAAAAGAAGACTGGCCTGCAATAGCCTATTCTGCGCCATATCCATATCTCGGTTTATCTGAAGAAGAAATAAAGAATTCAGAATTAACCTCCGATCTTTGTATTATCCGATATTCAGATGAAACCTGTTATTTTATCCGGGCTGTTCTGGTGCAGGAAGTGCATAATGATTGCCAGAATCTTGAATATGGGGTCTGGGTGTCTTTAAGCGAGAAAAGTTTTGAGAATTATGTAGAAAATTACGAAGATAAAGAATTTGAAGGCGGATGTTTTGGGTGGCTGGCGAATTACCTTCCTGATTATGAATTCAGTAATACCATTCCCACGGATGTTTTTATCGATAATAGAATAGGAAGACCCTTCATCTACCCCCACGAAAGCCATGAACATCCTTTCGTAAAAGACTTTTATGAGGGAATTTCAAAAGAAGAAGCGGAAAGAAGAATTAATTTTGTATTGAATAAATAA
- a CDS encoding DNA polymerase III subunit delta', translating into MNWENIAGQENLKKLLRDSIAENRVSHAQLFTGKEGYGTLPMVLAYAKEVLSRENEHAASKVEHLNHLDLHFSFPVFTDNKNSLSKNKFEEFREMVLKSPYASYDDWTAFLQSENKQLFISADEIDDQNQKFSLKSYEGGTKILIVWRADKMNIAAANKFLKFLEEPPAKTIILLTAESTNDILPTILSRTQIVEVPRITDGDLEAYLKKSFSIGDEKVREIVHEAQGDLNDAIKLLKSGSKNQEFEKLFVQWVRDAFMVKKKPEFLRSIILWAREIAGWNREKQKNFLNYCSEIFRLALLQNYQSEDLVYKKINANGFNWTGFSKFISGANIESILEEISTADLHLTRNGNPKIVWTDLGIKLSRYIHKNS; encoded by the coding sequence ATGAATTGGGAGAACATCGCCGGACAGGAAAACCTGAAAAAACTTCTCAGAGACAGCATCGCCGAAAACAGGGTGAGCCATGCCCAGCTTTTCACAGGAAAAGAAGGGTACGGGACGCTGCCTATGGTTCTGGCCTACGCCAAAGAAGTCCTGAGCCGCGAGAATGAGCATGCCGCCTCGAAAGTGGAGCACCTCAACCACCTCGATCTGCATTTCAGCTTTCCGGTGTTCACGGACAATAAAAATTCTTTAAGCAAAAATAAATTTGAAGAATTCCGCGAAATGGTGCTGAAATCCCCATATGCGAGCTATGACGACTGGACCGCTTTTTTGCAGTCTGAAAATAAACAGCTCTTCATCTCAGCCGATGAAATCGATGACCAGAACCAGAAATTTTCATTAAAAAGCTACGAAGGCGGAACGAAGATCCTGATTGTCTGGAGAGCCGATAAAATGAATATAGCAGCGGCCAACAAATTCCTGAAGTTCCTGGAAGAACCGCCGGCCAAAACGATTATTCTACTCACTGCGGAATCTACCAACGATATTCTTCCGACCATCCTTTCCAGAACGCAGATCGTCGAAGTTCCGAGAATTACCGACGGAGACTTGGAAGCCTATTTAAAAAAGAGCTTCAGTATCGGGGATGAAAAGGTAAGGGAAATTGTTCATGAAGCCCAGGGTGACCTGAATGATGCGATCAAACTGTTGAAATCAGGCAGCAAAAATCAAGAATTCGAGAAACTTTTTGTTCAGTGGGTCCGTGATGCTTTTATGGTAAAAAAGAAACCTGAATTTTTGAGGAGTATCATTCTTTGGGCAAGGGAGATTGCAGGATGGAACCGTGAAAAGCAGAAAAACTTTTTAAATTACTGTTCCGAGATCTTCAGGTTGGCGCTTCTGCAGAATTATCAATCCGAAGATCTGGTATATAAAAAAATCAATGCCAACGGTTTCAATTGGACCGGCTTTTCAAAATTTATCAGCGGGGCCAATATTGAAAGCATTCTGGAAGAAATCAGCACTGCCGATCTGCATTTGACCCGCAACGGAAACCCCAAAATTGTCTGGACCGATCTGGGCATAAAATTATCCCGATATATTCACAAGAACTCATAA
- a CDS encoding 3-oxoacyl-ACP synthase III family protein codes for MIKSTIKGIGFHVPDHVVTNDDLAKLMTTNDEWITERTGIKERRHRENRNDAQETTAYLGFKASEKAIANAGLTSKDIDYIIFATLSPDYYFPGCGVLLQDMLGCGTIGALDVRNQCSGFVYAMSVANAFIKSGTYKNILVVGAEVHSFGLDFSDEGRGVSVIFGDGAGAIVLSATINDDAGDVLAVNMHSEGKYADELCTQFPGSKYGWSDRMRKEPENVTNKEVYPIMNGNFVFKHAVTRFPETMKEALDKAGKTIEDVDMFIPHQANLRIAQFVQQKFGLPDDKIFNNIQKYGNTTAASIPIALSEAIEQDKIKRGDLVLLSAFGSGFTWGSVLFEY; via the coding sequence ATGATTAAAAGTACAATAAAAGGAATCGGATTCCATGTTCCGGATCACGTTGTTACGAATGATGATTTAGCAAAATTAATGACCACCAATGACGAATGGATTACGGAAAGAACCGGCATCAAAGAAAGAAGACACCGGGAAAACCGCAACGATGCACAGGAAACCACTGCCTACCTGGGTTTTAAAGCCTCCGAAAAAGCCATAGCCAATGCAGGCCTGACTTCAAAAGATATCGATTATATTATTTTCGCCACCCTTTCACCGGATTACTATTTTCCGGGCTGCGGTGTTTTGCTTCAGGATATGTTGGGCTGCGGTACGATCGGTGCCCTGGATGTAAGAAACCAGTGTTCTGGGTTTGTCTATGCGATGAGCGTTGCCAATGCATTTATCAAATCCGGAACGTATAAAAATATTCTGGTCGTAGGTGCCGAAGTTCATTCTTTCGGACTGGATTTTTCCGATGAAGGCAGGGGAGTTTCCGTTATTTTCGGGGACGGCGCAGGTGCCATCGTACTTTCGGCAACCATTAATGATGATGCCGGAGACGTACTTGCCGTGAATATGCATTCCGAAGGGAAATATGCCGATGAATTGTGTACCCAGTTTCCGGGTTCCAAATACGGCTGGAGCGACCGTATGAGAAAAGAACCGGAGAATGTAACGAACAAAGAAGTGTACCCGATCATGAACGGGAACTTTGTTTTCAAGCATGCGGTAACAAGATTCCCGGAAACGATGAAGGAAGCCCTGGATAAAGCCGGAAAAACGATTGAGGATGTGGATATGTTCATTCCACATCAGGCGAACTTACGGATTGCGCAGTTTGTACAGCAGAAATTCGGTCTGCCGGATGACAAAATCTTCAACAACATCCAGAAGTACGGAAATACGACCGCTGCCTCGATTCCCATCGCATTAAGCGAAGCCATTGAGCAGGACAAGATCAAAAGAGGAGACCTGGTATTGCTTTCTGCCTTTGGAAGCGGCTTTACATGGGGAAGTGTTTTGTTTGAATATTAA